A genomic segment from Leptolyngbya boryana PCC 6306 encodes:
- a CDS encoding LapA family protein, with protein MRSFATLLTACIVAVWIGAIALIAIQNATPVTLRFLTLQTIEIPFGLVIAFSVMIGIIGSAIAQPLLGFSLTPSDED; from the coding sequence ATGAGAAGTTTTGCCACTTTACTGACTGCATGCATTGTTGCCGTTTGGATTGGCGCGATCGCGCTGATTGCTATTCAAAACGCAACCCCTGTCACCTTGAGATTTCTCACCTTGCAAACGATCGAAATCCCGTTTGGATTAGTGATTGCGTTCAGCGTCATGATTGGGATCATCGGCAGTGCGATCGCTCAACCGCTTCTCGGATTTTCTCTCACACCCAGTGACGAAGATTAG